Part of the Fusarium musae strain F31 chromosome 3, whole genome shotgun sequence genome, CTCTGAACACCCAATTaatcaacttcatcaagtATCCGTATCATATGCATATGCCATTACATCATGTCTTTGCTCAGTTCGTAAGACCAGCCTCCCTCACGTCTGAGCTTGTCTCTGGCAGCCAGGTTCTTTCGGATGTCCTCTTCAGTAAGACGATCTGTGCCGCTCCAGTTGGCACTGGATGTTCGGGCGCGGAACTTGTGGTGTCTGTCTTTGCTCTTGTCAAAGACCTCCTCCATGTTCAAGGGCGCAGGAGGTCCGAAAATTGACGCAGGGTCGATATCTTCCTGTCTAAAGAGGGCATCCCGAATGTATGGGGAGTTAGCCCATGCTGCGACCGTGCCCGCTTGAggttcatcgtcgtcctcatcttcatcgtctgtcTGGATCTCAGGAAGCTCAATGGCCTCGCCATTCTGGAATCGCGGTGATGATCTTGGTATAGACTTGGCTGCAGACTTCATTCCATTGACAGGACCAGGACGTCCAGGTGTCTTGTAAGAAGGTCCCGCGGGGTTGGGGTTCGGGGCGAAAGGAATAGTTCCTTTGTGAATCTGAGCCATGTCCATAGGGTTGCCTCCTTTCATTTGACTTTGAGGAACGCCAGTCTTGAACAGGTTCTGTGCACTAGCCTGTGAAACATAGCCACTCGTAAGAGTCTTCGTCTGCAGATCCTGGTACTTATTAACCTTTGTTGGAATACAAGAAACGCTTTGATTGCTCACCCTCTTAAGAGCGCTGGATGGACGGACTGGAGGTCCCTTGATATTAGGAGGCTGCTCcatatcaagctcatcagcgTAGTCATCGCTCGTTCGACGGCGCTTGGCATCCTTTGCCTGGTACTGGGGCCCGCGTGCAGGTGGTGGTCTTGAAGGCCCATCCTCATTAGCATCTCGAAGAGGCCTCTTCGGGCCAGATTTAGAACCATTTGTCAAGTTAGCATTGACTGGCCGTCCCATGTCATCTTGTGATCTGAAGATGCCAGAGTTCATACGAGAAGGAGGACGAGGTGGCCCCTCCCGCTGTACCAAGGCAGGCTTGTCCTGTTGTAGACTGTACTGAGGTGGGCCATTTGGCTGTGACCGAACAGCTGGGGGTGGCGCAGGCgtcttcttggctttctcaATGATTGCCAGTCGgtcttgagctgcttggcgCTGAGCATTCTTCTCACGCTTTTGtcgttcttcctcttggCGACGGATGgcttcttgcttcttcttgtcgtctTTCAAAGCTGCGCGATCGCGCtcaatcttggccttcttctgtgCAGCCAAATCGAGAGCTCTAGGCCGCCCATTTGATCCGGTAGAAGCACCAAAGTTTGGTGCGGATTGCTTGGGCTGTGTAGAGGCCTTGCTTGCCTTGCTGATTgtttgaggaggttgagagcTTGTTGAAGCACCGAAGTCCTGATACCCACTAGCCACAGAGTTGCCAGGATGTAATTGTGAGCCagtgttgaccttgatgtgAACAGTAGGTGCCGCCTTTGTCTTTGTAGCTGGCTCTCGGCCTGGCTTCGCAATTCGCCTCATCTCCTTGGGCCGAGACAGTTGTCCCGGAACAGCAGATCTGTGAGCAGAAGGAGGGGGTAGCAAAGCAGGTGCATCGCCCATATCAAACTCCTGGTCAGCGGCCTTGGCCTCCGTTTCCTCCTGAGGCTTTGCCCTTCGCGGGCTGGTCCGGGTTGGCTTAGGTGTAGCCTTGGGAGCAGGTGTTTCAACCTCTTTCCTGGTAGCGACCTGCTTTTCCATATTGGcgagcttctcctgctcTTTGCTGAAAACTCTGgccttttccctttccttttcgCGCTCCTTCTCCAATTTCTCCATCTGCTCGGCTTGGACTCTAGCCTCTTTCTCCcttcgcttctcctccttctcacgTTCCACTGAAGCTCTTGTGCGTCTAGCAACCGGTCGAGGTGCAGTTGACTGCTGATCGGTAGCAGTGTCGCCACTTCGATGGGAATCGATGCTTGTCTTGGGGACGATTGAATCCAAAGAAGGGTCAGGGAATGTTCCTAGGTGAGCTCGAGATGGCGAGAGCAGGGATGATTTTCCTTCGGCGCTCAGAGCTGCACTGCTGGCGATCAAACCCTTGGAAGTGCTGAGAATGGATGACATCTTGTTCTTTAGATGCTTCAGAGGACTGTCACGGAAGAGCCTCGTAGGAGACTTggagggtgaggaggaagaaggtgCAACAGCAGTGGCTGGTCTTACAGAAGCATTCGTGGATGAtatcgtcttcttcaatggGCTTCCCTCCTCTGGATCCGAAGCTGGGATAAGTGGAACAGCAGGTACCGATACAGACTTGGAGTGTCCAAGGTATGCCGGTCGCTGAGGCTTGTTGGCACGAGCTGGTGATCGGATACTGTCGCGGGCTTCATCCAGGTCAAAGGATCCAAGAGTCTGCTTGCCATGGATTCCTTCCATAATATCGGCAGTTCGGCTCTTAGAAAGTGACGGTCTTGTGGGTGTAGGTGCAGTGACAGGCTGCTGTGTAGTGGGAGGGACAATCcagtcgtcatcgtcttcggGGAAAGCACCTGGAGTTGTTGTGgtctccagcttcttgggCGATGATGATTTAGGTTCAGGTACTCCTTGAGATACAGTTTGTGGCTGCTGAGAGTTGGTAACGCTGTGAATTGACTTCGAGGGTCGACTTCCATTTGGCTGCGATTTACCGAGTACACTAATTCGGTCCTGTAGCATCTGCGTGTACGTCTTGTTGTGGTGGATAGCGAGCTCCTCAGCGTTCTTAGGCTGCTGTGGCACTGTGGGGAAATCATCAACGTCCATCTCGTCCTGATCCGACTCGTCTGAGGCACTCTGT contains:
- a CDS encoding hypothetical protein (EggNog:ENOG41); translation: MAAMRGPRIPTGSAAWVADERASALQIVDVEVDEFTYAAHNEFSWLNEHMANIFNENETNIAETFKTPGRLRGKTPRTARKLITEPRVPLSNVFGGTPSSSANRFAQHLLLQSPQRELVNQAKSSSPRRDAPSPRTAPPTSDGPVEDAPEQPSDDAQAIHSDQDAHMTLEEASEPVPTAKSQPATQGDSGYFGSQDVNPPSFDPLEDEDTSNIDLVALDEAIAFPQPSLSRTSLAKDPIKTSSPIKTQQAITDVEMEEAQAEPQEDENAIQDDAQSQSDRHSPSPVRPGFRNSLQFPSLPAREPLTAGKSIGARASRTSHVDPKRTSYLGRNTRGKSLASHAEQSASDESDQDEMDVDDFPTVPQQPKNAEELAIHHNKTYTQMLQDRISVLGKSQPNGSRPSKSIHSVTNSQQPQTVSQGVPEPKSSSPKKLETTTTPGAFPEDDDDWIVPPTTQQPVTAPTPTRPSLSKSRTADIMEGIHGKQTLGSFDLDEARDSIRSPARANKPQRPAYLGHSKSVSVPAVPLIPASDPEEGSPLKKTISSTNASVRPATAVAPSSSSPSKSPTRLFRDSPLKHLKNKMSSILSTSKGLIASSAALSAEGKSSLLSPSRAHLGTFPDPSLDSIVPKTSIDSHRSGDTATDQQSTAPRPVARRTRASVEREKEEKRREKEARVQAEQMEKLEKEREKEREKARVFSKEQEKLANMEKQVATRKEVETPAPKATPKPTRTSPRRAKPQEETEAKAADQEFDMGDAPALLPPPSAHRSAVPGQLSRPKEMRRIAKPGREPATKTKAAPTVHIKVNTGSQLHPGNSVASGYQDFGASTSSQPPQTISKASKASTQPKQSAPNFGASTGSNGRPRALDLAAQKKAKIERDRAALKDDKKKQEAIRRQEEERQKREKNAQRQAAQDRLAIIEKAKKTPAPPPAVRSQPNGPPQYSLQQDKPALVQREGPPRPPSRMNSGIFRSQDDMGRPVNANLTNGSKSGPKRPLRDANEDGPSRPPPARGPQYQAKDAKRRRTSDDYADELDMEQPPNIKGPPVRPSSALKRVSNQSVSCIPTKVNKYQDLQTKTLTSGYVSQASAQNLFKTGVPQSQMKGGNPMDMAQIHKGTIPFAPNPNPAGPSYKTPGRPGPVNGMKSAAKSIPRSSPRFQNGEAIELPEIQTDDEDEDDDEPQAGTVAAWANSPYIRDALFRQEDIDPASIFGPPAPLNMEEVFDKSKDRHHKFRARTSSANWSGTDRLTEEDIRKNLAARDKLRREGGWSYELSKDMM